The Saccharothrix variisporea genome has a segment encoding these proteins:
- a CDS encoding glycine amidinotransferase has translation MRLNSYDDWSPLREVVLGSAANYSAHERELSFDLFFYDQLSDKSFYDRMYYPRLSTPNPGTHGGKATRSPIKQRYVEELEEDVEGMAEALTSLGVRVLRPLPLADDSLRVETLAWSAAVVPPLNVRDNTLVLGDEIIETPPQVRSRYFETQFLTRIFADYHREGARWTVMPRPLMTDNSFDPSYAKGSPGGPAEFIDDPQPSPYDVGYEMMFDGAQCLRLGKDLLVNISTANHAAACDWLERHLDGRFRIHRVHGLADNHIDSMVLALRPGLLLVRTPQIAEALPEPLRKWDMIFPPEPRGNNFPVYDDDDLILTSPYIDLNVLSIDPTTVMVNEACPELAQVLERRGFTVVPVRHRHRRLFGGGLHCFTLDTVREGSAAEDYLG, from the coding sequence ATGCGACTCAACAGCTACGACGACTGGTCGCCATTGCGCGAGGTCGTTCTCGGTTCGGCGGCGAACTATTCGGCGCATGAACGCGAGCTGTCGTTCGACCTGTTCTTCTACGACCAGTTGTCCGACAAGTCGTTCTACGACCGGATGTACTACCCGCGCCTGTCCACGCCGAACCCCGGCACCCACGGCGGGAAGGCCACCAGGTCACCGATCAAACAGCGGTACGTGGAGGAACTCGAAGAGGACGTCGAAGGCATGGCCGAGGCCCTGACCTCCCTGGGCGTGCGGGTGCTGCGCCCGCTACCGCTGGCCGACGACTCACTGCGCGTCGAGACCTTGGCCTGGTCGGCAGCGGTGGTCCCGCCGCTCAACGTCCGGGACAACACGCTCGTCCTCGGCGACGAGATCATCGAGACACCGCCGCAGGTCCGGTCCCGCTACTTCGAGACCCAGTTCCTCACGCGCATCTTCGCCGACTACCACCGGGAAGGCGCACGGTGGACGGTGATGCCCAGACCGTTGATGACGGACAACTCCTTCGACCCGTCGTACGCCAAGGGTTCGCCGGGAGGGCCTGCCGAGTTCATCGACGACCCTCAGCCGTCTCCGTACGACGTCGGTTACGAGATGATGTTCGACGGGGCGCAGTGCCTCCGGTTGGGCAAGGACCTCTTGGTCAACATCTCCACGGCCAACCACGCGGCGGCCTGCGACTGGCTGGAGCGGCACCTGGACGGCAGGTTCCGCATCCACCGCGTTCACGGTCTCGCCGACAACCACATCGACAGCATGGTGCTGGCGTTGCGGCCCGGCCTCCTGCTCGTGCGGACGCCCCAGATCGCCGAAGCCCTGCCGGAGCCGCTGCGCAAGTGGGACATGATCTTCCCGCCGGAGCCGCGCGGCAACAACTTCCCGGTGTACGACGACGACGATCTCATCCTCACCAGCCCCTACATCGACCTCAACGTCCTGTCGATCGATCCCACGACGGTCATGGTCAACGAAGCGTGCCCGGAATTGGCACAGGTGTTGGAGCGCCGCGGCTTCACAGTCGTTCCCGTGCGACACCGGCACCGCCGCCTCTTCGGTGGGGGGCTGCACTGCTTCACCCTCGACACCGTGCGCGAGGGTTCCGCCGCAGAGGACTACCTGGGCTGA